From the genome of Streptomyces sp. NBC_00523:
GGTGCTCGGAGCCGAGCAGCCGGGTCCGTGCCTCGGCGACCTGGCGGTACGTGTGCAGGGCTTCCGTCCAGCGGCCGAGGCGGCCCAGCGTGTAGCCGACCTCGTAGAGCGTGACCAGGGTGTCCGGGTGGTCGGCGCCCACCACCCGGGCGCGGGCGGCGGCCACGTCGCGGGCCATGCGGTACGCCTCCTCCAGGCGCCCCAGTCTGCTGAGGCTGAAGGCCAGGTTGTGGCGGCAGCGCAGGGTGTCGGGGTGGTCGGGGCCCATCGCGCGCTCCCGTGACGCGAGCACGGAGGTGTGCAGTTCGTGGGCCTCGGTGTGCCGGCCGAGGCGGCCGAGCGCGTACGCCATCTGCTGGCGGGCGGCGAGCGTCTCGCTGTGCTCGGGGCCCAGCGCGCGGGCGCGGTCCTCGGCGATGCGCCCGAACTCGCGCAGCGCGTTCTCCGCCCGCTCCTTGCGGGTGGGGCCGGGGCTCAGCACGTGGCGGTCGGCGCGGGGGCCGGGCGGGGCGGTCCCGGTGGTCCAGGCGAGGGTGAGGCCCGCCGCGTGGTCGGGGGGTGCCAGCGGGGTCACCGCGCCCGTCGCCTTGTGGCCGCCGGTCATCGTGTGCGCCCAGGCGGGCAGCGGCGCGGCGGGGGTGGGCGCCGGGCCGGGGAGGGTGACGGGGGCGGTCGGTGCCTCGCCGGCCGGGCCTGGGGCGTGTCCGGAAAGTCCCGTCGTACGCCCGGAGGGCGTGGCCTGCGGCGTCTGGTGCGTGCTCTCGGCGTGCCGGCCGACATCCCTCGTACTGGACGTACTAGGGATTTCGGCCGGTGCGGCGAGAGTGCGTGCCAGGCGCCGCGGGCCAGACGGGACTTCACGGACACGGCCGAGGAAGGGCTGCTCGCCGGTGCGGCCGACGGCGATGCGGCGGCGCAGGTCGTGGGCGTCGGCCGGGCGTTCCTCGGGGGTCTTGGCGAGCAGGTCGAGGACGACCCGGTCGAAGAACCCGGGGAGTTCGGCGCGGTGGGAGCGCAGGGGTTCGGGCGGGGTGTCGCGGTGGCCGACGAGGATGCCCCAGGAGTCCCCCAGGTCGAAGGGCGGGGCCCCGGTGGCGATCTCGTACAGCACGCAGCCCAGCGAGTAGAGGTCGCTGCGGTGATCGACCTGGCCGCCGCTGATCTGCTCGGGCGACATGTAGTGCGGGGTGCCCATGGCGATGCCGACGCCGGTGAGCCGGGAGCTGACCGGGATGCCGTGGCCCGGCCGGGCGATCCCGAAGTCGCAGATCTTCACCGTGCCGTCGGACAGCCGCATGATGTTGGCGGGCTTGAGGTCGCGGTGGACGATGCCCTGCTGATGGGTGTAGCCGAGAGCGTCCGCGACCTGTTCGGCGATGTCCACGATGTCGTCCACGGGCAGCGGGTGCTGCTCGTTGTCCTCCAGGAGCTGGCTGAGGTTGCGGCCGTCCAGCAGCTCCATCACGAGGTAGAGCACGCCCTCGTACTCGCCGAAGTCGTGGACGACGGTGACGCCCCGGTGCTGGAGGGCGGCGGCGACCCGGGCCTCGCGGCGGAAGCGTTCGCGGACGATGCGGGTGTAGTCCTCGTCGTGCTGGGCGCTCATCGGCTTGAGGCATTTGACGGCGACCTGGCGGCCCAGCGCTTCGTCGCGGGCGCGCCAGACCTCGCCCATCCCGCCGCGACCGATCAGGTCGAGCAGCCGGTACCGGCTCTGGATCAGCCTGGTTTCCGCCATCCCTGTTGCCGCCCCCGTCGTTCAGCCCGCTGTCGCCGCACCCTCCCCGGTGCGTCCAGTATGGCTGCCTGCCTCTTCAGTGTGTACGGGGTGGGGCGGCTGCCGGGTCCGAGCCGCGCCATCGCGTTCATGATGTGACCGGGCGGAAGCCGCCAGCGCAGCCGTGCGGGAACGGCGCGGAGGAGCACCCCGGCGGCGCGCAGCCGCCGGTCCACGGCGGCGGGCGGCGGCGCCGTCCTCCCGTACAGCTCATGGGCGAACGGCGGCAGCGACTGGTACGCGAGGGTGGCGACGCGCCGCCACAGCAGGGCCCGTACGGGGACGAGGAGCGGGGGCACGGGCGGGCGGCGCAGGAAACTGTCGACGTCCAGCGCCTCCGGGGTCCGGGCGAGCCGGGGCCGTATGCGGGCGAAGTAGTCGGCCATCTCGGCGGTGGTCGCGGGCACGGCCTCGGGGTCGAGGCCGACGAGCCGGGCGCCGTGCCGGTGTTCGGCGAGGTACTGGTCGGCCTGCCGGGCGGTCAGCGGATAGCCGGAGCGGCGCAGGACCTGGAGGTAGGAGTCGGCTTCGGCGCAGTGCACCCACAGCAGCAGTTCGGGCTCGTCCACGCCGTGGATGCTCCCGGTCGCCGGGTCGGTGACCTTCAGGCGGGCGTGGATCTTCCGGACCCGGGCGCCCGCCTTCTCGGCGGCCTCGGTGGTGCCGTAGGTGATGGTGCCGACGAAGCCCGCCGTGCGCATGAGGCGGCCCCAGGCGTCCTCGCGGAAGTCGGAGTTCTGCATCACGCCGCGCACGGCGAGGGGGTGGAGCGCCTGGAGGTAGAGGGCCCGCACCCCGGCGATCCACATCATTGGGTCGCCGTGCAGCTGCCAGGTGACCGATGCGGGTCCGAAGAGCCCGGGGTCGGCTTCCGTCATGTGCGTGTCCCTCCCGCTCGGGGCGTTCCGGCCGGTGCGGACGTCAGCGGGCGCCGGGCGCGGCGGCGACGCGTTCCAGCACGGTATCGAGGTCGGCGCGGGACCACCAGGAGCCCTCCCGCAGCACCCCGGCGATTCGGCGCAGCGCGGTGTGGTCCGTCAGCGGGCCCTCGTCGAGCAGCACCAGGTCGGCGGGCATGCCGGGGGCGATGCGGCCGGACGCCTCCGGCTCGCCGAGGAACCGGGCGGGCTCGGTCGTGGTCATGCGCAGGATGGTCAGCGGGGCGAGACCGGCCTCGGCGAGCAGGTCGGACTCGTCGTGCAGCGAGAAGCCCGGGATGATGTGGGCCGCCCCGCAGGCGTCGGTGCCCGCGACCATCGGGACCCCGGCGTAGGCGAAGCTCCTGGTCAGCCGGAGCTGGGCGGCCCAGTGGTGGCGCAGGGCGTCGCGGGTGACGCCGGGGAGCCGGGCGGACTTCCGTACCGACTTGTCCCAGGCCCGCAGCTCCCCGGGCGCCATTTAGCGGCGCCTCGGGTCCCCGGTGTGCTCGGGGGCGTCGCCGAACTGCTGGGTGTGGACCCGGATCAGGGTGGGGCACTGCCAGGTGGTGTGCGCGGCGAAGAGGGCCGCCAACTCCTCGGCCTTCTCCTGGTCGTACGAGCCGTCGGCGAGCTCGTAGGCGTGGGCCTCGCGCTCGGAGGTGTGGGCGGCCGGGTTCACGACCATGCCCTTGATCAGCTTCGTCACCAGCCGCTCGGCGCCGGGGAACCTCAGCCTGGGGAGCGGCGGGAGCTTGCGGGTGGCGTTGCGGGCGCGTACTTCGGCCTCGCGGGAGGAGGCGGCGGCGAACACGGTTACGCCGGGGCCCAGGTGCTCGATCGACATCCTGTATCTCGGCGTCGTCCACGACACCCCGCGGAGGAGGCGCTCCTGAGCACGTCTGTGCGTGCTCGGCCTCCGGTCCCAGGGCCCGCGCGATCAGGTCCTGCCGCAGGCCCGGCACACGTACCGGCCGCGCGTCCCGTACCCGATTCACCGCCGTGACCGGCCGACTCTACGACTTTACGGACCCGCCCCAGGGCCTTTCCGGAGGCGGTCCAGGAGGGCCGCCTCCGCGGTGTCGGAGTGCGTGCCCTCCCAGCTGGCCAGGGGGACGGCCCGCAGGTGGCGGCCCTGCGGGTCGAGGAGGTGCCCGGCGAGCTTCATCGGCCAGAGGGTGAGCGCCCGGTCGGCCACCGTCAGCTCGGGGTGGCGGGCGGTCAGCCGGGTCTCGAAGGCGCCGATGTCGTCCACCGAGCGCAGCCAGGCGGCCAGGAGCAGGTTGTGCGGGCCGGTCAGCGAGGCGCAGAGCCGGATCTCGCGGATCTGGCTGATGCTCTTCGCGAGCTGGGGCGCCCGGCTCTGCGGCACCGCCGCCCAGTACGAGACCGAGACCGGCCAGCCGGAGAGCGACCGTGCCACCTCGCACCGGTAGGAGAGCGCCCGGTCGGCGTCAAGGCGGTCAAGGCGGCGGCGGACGGTCGTCGGGCTGAGCCCGGTGCGTTCGGCGATGTGGGCGACGGGCCGGCGCGGGTCCTCGCCGAGGACCCGGACGAGTTCGAGGTCGCGCTCGGGAACGGTGTGGGTGGGCTGCCGGTGCGGGGCGGGCGGGGCGAGCTTGCGGCGCTGCTCCTCGGTGAGGCGGTCGAGCCGCCAGCGGCTGCCCTCGGTGTGCAGGGTGGTGGCGACCTGTGTGCGGGAGGCCGCGACGCCGTCGAGGGCGCCGAGGCGGAAGCCGACGTACCGGGCGAGCTGGGCGTGGTCCGTGAAGACCGCGGTGATCACGAGGTCCCGGCTGCCGCTGACGTGCTCCAGGTTGAACACGTGCGGGTCGTCCGCGATGTGGCCGGCCACCTCGTGCAGCCGCCCGGGGACGCAGTCCACCTCGATGAACGCGACGAGGGTCCAGGTGTGCGGGCCGCTCGCCGCGACCGAGGGGTGTACGCCGATCCAGGCGTGCCCGGCCTGGGTGAGCCGGGCCCAGCGCCGGGCGACCGTCGAGGCGTCGATGTCGAGCACGTCCCCGATGGTCCGCCAGTCCGCGCGCGGCGCGATCTGGAGCGCGGTGACGAGGAGCAGATCGAGTTCGTCCAGCACGGGGCCGCCCTCCGGGGTGGTGGTTGTCGGCAAACGATCCGCCTGTTCCGGAGGATCCGTGCACAAGAGCCGGTCTGTTCGGCCGGATCGGCACCATACCAGGCATGTTCGCACGCACTGACGCCCTCGCCTTCGAAGACTCCCTGGTCCGGCTGCGCCACGCCCTGCACCGGCAGCCCGAGCTCGGTCTCGACCTCCCCCGCACCCAGCGGGCCGTCCTGGACGCCCTGTCCGGGCTGCCCCTGGAGATCACCACCGGCAGCCGGCTCACCTCGGTGACCGCCGTGCTGCGTGGCGGCCGCCCCGGCCCCGCCGTGCTGCTGCGCGGTGACATGGACGCGCTGCCCGTCCAGGAGGACAGCGGGGTGCCGTACGCCTCCGAGGTGCCGGGCCGGATGCACGCCTGCGGCCACGACGTGCACACCGCCGGGCTGGTCGGGGCCGCCATGCTGCTGGCGGCGCGGCGCGAGGAGCTGGCGGGCGACGTGGTGTTCATGTTCCAGCCGGGCGAGGAGGGCATGGGCGGCGCCCCGCTGATGATCGAGGAGGGCGTGCTCGACGCGGCCGGGACCCGGGTCGTCGCCGCGTACGCGCTGCACGTCACCTCCGCGGTGCTGCCCGTCGGCACCGCCGCCGTACGGCCGGGCCCGATGCTCGCCGCCTCCGACGAGGTCACCGTCCGCGTGGTGGGCGCCGGCGGTCACGGCTCTTCGCCGCACCTGGCCAAGGACCCGGTCCCGGCCGTCTGCGAGATGGTCACCGCGCTCCAGACCCTGGTCACGCGCACCGTCGACATCTTCGACCCGGCCGTGATCACCGTGGGCTCGCTGCACGCGGGCTCAGCCGGGAACGTCATCCCCGGGACCGCCGAGTTCACCGCCACCATCAGGACGTTCTCCGAGGAGACCCGGGCCCGGGTCCGGGCCGCCCTGGAACGGACCGTGCGGGGCATCGCCGCCGCGCACGCCCTGACCGCGACGACCGACTACCGCGACGGCTACCCGGTCACCGTCAACGACGCCGCCGAGGCCGCGTTCGCGCTGCGTACCGCGCGCGAAGTGCTCGGCGCCGCGCAGGTCTTCGAGGCGCCGCGCCCGATCGCCGGTTCCGAGGACTTCTCGTACGTGCTGAACGAGGTGCCGGGCGCCTACGTGGGCCTCGGCGCGTGCCCGGCCGGTCAGGATCCGTCGGTCGCCCCCATGAACCACTCGGCGCAGGCGGTCTACGACGACCGGTCGGTGGCGGACGCCGCCACCCTCCTGGCCGGGCTCGCGGCGCGGCGCCTCCAGGAGGCCGGCGACCGCGCGGAGCAGCCGTCATGAGCACGACGGAGTCGGCAGGGGCCGCCCGCACCGGCACCACGTCCGTCGGCGCGGTCGTCGGGCTCCTCGTCCTCTTCGAGCTGACCAGCGGCTTCCTTCAGGGCGGGATCGCCCCGCTGCTGCCGGACATCGGCACGGAGCTGGGGATCGCGGACGCCGATCTCAACTGGGTGGTCGCCGCCCAGCTGCTGGCCGCCGCCGTGTCCGTGCCCGCGTTCGGCCGGCTCGGCGACGTGTACGGGCACCGCCTGATGCTGCGGGTCTCGCTGGTGTGCGTCGCCGTCGGCTCGCTGCTCGTGGCCTTCGCCCCCTCGCTGCCGGTGCTGCTGGCCGGCCGGGTGCTGCTGGGCCCGCTCGCCGCCCTGCTGCCGCTGGAGATCGCGCTCGTACGCGACCGGCTCTCCGTCGAACGTGCCCGCGGCGCCATCGCGCGCCTGGTCGGGGCGCTCACCCTCGGCACCCTGCTCGGCGGGGTGGTCATGGGCCTGGCGCACAAGGCGACCGGCGATGTCCGGATCACCCTGCTCCTCCCGGCCGTGCTGGCCCTGCTCTGCGTCCCTGTCTCGTTCCTGGCGATCCCGGAGTCCACCCGGACGCCGGGCGCCCGGCTCGACTGGCCGGGCGTGGGCCTGCTGAGCCTGGCGGTGCTCCTGCTGCTCGTGGGGATCTCCGCGGCGAAGACCGGCCCGCTGCTCTCCGGCGCGGTGCTGGTCCCGGTGCCGCTCGCCCTGCTGGCGGGCGCGGTGTGGGCGGTGCGCGAGCTGCGGGTGCCGGATCCGCTGGTGGACCTGCGGGCGCTGGCCGACCGCAGTGTCGCCCCGTACTTCCTGTGCGCGGCGGCGTTCGGTGTCGTCTACTTCGGCAGCCTGGCCCCGGACTCCACGTTCCTCGCGGCGGACCCGGAGCGCACCGGTTACGGCTTCGGGCTCTCCGCCCTCGCCATCTCGCTGATCGCCCTGCCCGCCGGGGTCGCCGCGGTCGTCTGCTCCTCACTGACCGACCGCATCGCGGGGCGCCTCGGCT
Proteins encoded in this window:
- a CDS encoding serine/threonine-protein kinase — translated: MAETRLIQSRYRLLDLIGRGGMGEVWRARDEALGRQVAVKCLKPMSAQHDEDYTRIVRERFRREARVAAALQHRGVTVVHDFGEYEGVLYLVMELLDGRNLSQLLEDNEQHPLPVDDIVDIAEQVADALGYTHQQGIVHRDLKPANIMRLSDGTVKICDFGIARPGHGIPVSSRLTGVGIAMGTPHYMSPEQISGGQVDHRSDLYSLGCVLYEIATGAPPFDLGDSWGILVGHRDTPPEPLRSHRAELPGFFDRVVLDLLAKTPEERPADAHDLRRRIAVGRTGEQPFLGRVREVPSGPRRLARTLAAPAEIPSTSSTRDVGRHAESTHQTPQATPSGRTTGLSGHAPGPAGEAPTAPVTLPGPAPTPAAPLPAWAHTMTGGHKATGAVTPLAPPDHAAGLTLAWTTGTAPPGPRADRHVLSPGPTRKERAENALREFGRIAEDRARALGPEHSETLAARQQMAYALGRLGRHTEAHELHTSVLASRERAMGPDHPDTLRCRHNLAFSLSRLGRLEEAYRMARDVAAARARVVGADHPDTLVTLYEVGYTLGRLGRWTEALHTYRQVAEARTRLLGSEHPDTLATRYEVGISLGRLGRSADALELYRALVADRIRVNGPTDPETLRARHGLGVNLGRLARWDEALAEAQAVCGAREHVLGPDHPDTLVSRREVAVALGWLGRWTDALAVYRQVADARTRLLGPAHPDTLAGRDDEAHCLEQLGRAREAADLYREVAALRQRAGRPQS
- a CDS encoding oxygenase MpaB family protein; translated protein: MTEADPGLFGPASVTWQLHGDPMMWIAGVRALYLQALHPLAVRGVMQNSDFREDAWGRLMRTAGFVGTITYGTTEAAEKAGARVRKIHARLKVTDPATGSIHGVDEPELLLWVHCAEADSYLQVLRRSGYPLTARQADQYLAEHRHGARLVGLDPEAVPATTAEMADYFARIRPRLARTPEALDVDSFLRRPPVPPLLVPVRALLWRRVATLAYQSLPPFAHELYGRTAPPPAAVDRRLRAAGVLLRAVPARLRWRLPPGHIMNAMARLGPGSRPTPYTLKRQAAILDAPGRVRRQRAERRGRQQGWRKPG
- a CDS encoding amidohydrolase family protein, with protein sequence MAPGELRAWDKSVRKSARLPGVTRDALRHHWAAQLRLTRSFAYAGVPMVAGTDACGAAHIIPGFSLHDESDLLAEAGLAPLTILRMTTTEPARFLGEPEASGRIAPGMPADLVLLDEGPLTDHTALRRIAGVLREGSWWSRADLDTVLERVAAAPGAR
- a CDS encoding Lrp/AsnC family transcriptional regulator, which produces MLDELDLLLVTALQIAPRADWRTIGDVLDIDASTVARRWARLTQAGHAWIGVHPSVAASGPHTWTLVAFIEVDCVPGRLHEVAGHIADDPHVFNLEHVSGSRDLVITAVFTDHAQLARYVGFRLGALDGVAASRTQVATTLHTEGSRWRLDRLTEEQRRKLAPPAPHRQPTHTVPERDLELVRVLGEDPRRPVAHIAERTGLSPTTVRRRLDRLDADRALSYRCEVARSLSGWPVSVSYWAAVPQSRAPQLAKSISQIREIRLCASLTGPHNLLLAAWLRSVDDIGAFETRLTARHPELTVADRALTLWPMKLAGHLLDPQGRHLRAVPLASWEGTHSDTAEAALLDRLRKGPGAGP
- a CDS encoding M20 metallopeptidase family protein — encoded protein: MFARTDALAFEDSLVRLRHALHRQPELGLDLPRTQRAVLDALSGLPLEITTGSRLTSVTAVLRGGRPGPAVLLRGDMDALPVQEDSGVPYASEVPGRMHACGHDVHTAGLVGAAMLLAARREELAGDVVFMFQPGEEGMGGAPLMIEEGVLDAAGTRVVAAYALHVTSAVLPVGTAAVRPGPMLAASDEVTVRVVGAGGHGSSPHLAKDPVPAVCEMVTALQTLVTRTVDIFDPAVITVGSLHAGSAGNVIPGTAEFTATIRTFSEETRARVRAALERTVRGIAAAHALTATTDYRDGYPVTVNDAAEAAFALRTAREVLGAAQVFEAPRPIAGSEDFSYVLNEVPGAYVGLGACPAGQDPSVAPMNHSAQAVYDDRSVADAATLLAGLAARRLQEAGDRAEQPS
- a CDS encoding MFS transporter codes for the protein MSTTESAGAARTGTTSVGAVVGLLVLFELTSGFLQGGIAPLLPDIGTELGIADADLNWVVAAQLLAAAVSVPAFGRLGDVYGHRLMLRVSLVCVAVGSLLVAFAPSLPVLLAGRVLLGPLAALLPLEIALVRDRLSVERARGAIARLVGALTLGTLLGGVVMGLAHKATGDVRITLLLPAVLALLCVPVSFLAIPESTRTPGARLDWPGVGLLSLAVLLLLVGISAAKTGPLLSGAVLVPVPLALLAGAVWAVRELRVPDPLVDLRALADRSVAPYFLCAAAFGVVYFGSLAPDSTFLAADPERTGYGFGLSALAISLIALPAGVAAVVCSSLTDRIAGRLGYRPALIASFALIGVSFLSTAAFHTAIWQLVAAKVLAGAGIGVALGALPTVIAEAGAPSRTGITAALYNNVKTLGGAVAGAVIAVILATPASETGSAVPDTQEAASESGYVTVWLLCALLSAGAAVAAAAARRGAAD